DNA sequence from the Myxocyprinus asiaticus isolate MX2 ecotype Aquarium Trade chromosome 3, UBuf_Myxa_2, whole genome shotgun sequence genome:
ATAGTATGATGTACACATGACAAACATAAAGTTCACTTATAGCCTTtaggtaaaataaaaacatctttattagTACATAATACAGGGAAGCCTTTACAAGGTGCAAACAATTTTGCAAACGAGGTAAGTAGTGCAAAAaggcaagcaaaacatttaaagcaCTGAACAGTAGGACTAGCGAACTAATATACAAAATACAGTGTCCGTAATATTTATAGttactaagcactttattaggaacactatggtcctaataaagtgcccaacatggtcttctgctgttgtaggccatccgcctcaaggttcaacatgttttgcattctgagatgctattctgctcactacaattgtacagagtggttgtctgagttaccgtagcctttctgtcagctcgaaccagtctggccattctctgttgacttctctcatcaacaaggcgtttccgtccgcagaactgccgctcactttaggttttttgtttttggcaccattctgagtaaactctagagagtgttgtgtgtgaaaatcccaggagatcagcagttacagaaatactcaaaccagctcgtctgatacaacagtcatgccacagtcactgagatcacatttttttcccattctgatggttgaagattaactgaagctcctgacccgtatctgcttgattttatgcattgcactgctgccacatgattggttgattaaataatcacatacataagtaggtgtacaggtgttcctaaaaaagtgcttagtgagtgtacatGATAATCATGGAATGCAAATTATTTTGATCCTTTATTTTCTTGAAGTCTTGTTTAATTTTAACTTGTTTAATACTGAATGTTGCCTTACTGATGACTAaccatttttttctaaatattctTATTGTACCATTGTTGAACATATTTTACCATTAATCTTTCTCCCCTTTGTGCAGATTGTTTGGTCACACAGGCGCCTGCAGTGCATGTGGACAGTCGATCCCTGCCAGTGAGATGGTGATGAGGGCCCAGGGTAACGTCTACCATTTAAAGGTGAACCATAGTCTGTTCTCAGAAAATGTTcatacattttcattatttttcaaagaaaatgGGGATATTCACACTTTTTTATGACAtgggttttattattattcagtgtTAACCAACAACAAAATATGggaaaacaagcaaaataaataaagtaccATAATAAATGTGTGCAAAAATCTGTAATAGCAAAACAAGAAtacaagaaaataataaaatatgaaccAAAAATGTCAACACAATTTAATTTTATGCAATGCAGTGATACACTGTTTATTGTATTTGACTAACAATAATTTATCATAGACTCAGacttaaagaaaaaaatcaaataaaaatagtcaAGTAGTCTCAAGTTGCAATTTTGTGGTCTTAAGGCTAAAGATGTAAATATTGGAATACTTGTGACTAAATTCAGTCATTTCTGAACAGATTAAACTGCGTCCTCGTCAATTTTTCTTTTGCGGTtgaaggtgagagacagtggtgacagtgttttttttttttttttttggatgaagaTAATTAGTGCATTAGTAGGATTGGGTGCTCAAGAAAGCAATGCGTCTTTAGATGTTTCTTTAAAGTAGTTAGAGAATCAACTGCTTGGGTGGAGTTTGGAAGTTTGTTCCACCAGTGAGGAACAGTGGAAGTGAAAGTCAGAGAAAGTGATTTTGTGCCACGCGGCACTGCTCATATGCCGATTGCAAGTTTCTGGAGGGCACACAGACTTGAAGTAATGAGTGTTGATAGGGGGGTGTTGAACAAGTGGCTGTTCTGTATGCGAGGATCAATGCCTTGAACTTCACGCTAGTTAAAAACCAAACGTGCCACCGCGTTCTGGATCAATTGCTGAGGTTTCATTGTACATGCAGGAAGTactgccagaagagcattgcagtagtccagtctagatatgaaaAGAGCTTGGACAAGAAGTTGTGTAGCATGCTTGGGTAGGAAAggtctgatcttcctaatgttgtacaTTGGAAATCTGCAAGTTAGGGCTGTCTTTGTGATGTTGTCCGTGAAGTTCAACTGATCGTCAAACACTACCCtaagatttctggctgtcctggatTGTGTAATCATTGACGAGTCTAGCTGAATGGTGAAGTTATGTTGAATTGCTGGCTCGCTGGAACAATGAGAGTTTCTGTCTTTCTTCCAACATGAGATGAATAGCAGGCAGGCTGAGATCTGTGTAGCTACCGAAGGATCGTCAGGCTGGAAAGAGAGGTAGAGTTGGGTGTCATTGTCATAGCAATGATAGGATAAGCCTTGTGCCTGAATGACAGGTCACAgtgatttattatattaaaagtcCCTCAAGACCGGAAAGTTCTTAAAACAGTGACTTGTGGCCAACATTATACCCATAACTCCAACATGAGAATTAGAGACACTATTTCACCAAAATGCTTTAGAAGAGAAGGCAGTGATTATTTACATCAATGTAACTTGTCACTCAAGTGTATTTGTGTTCACTTTTTGGTTCAAATGGCAACATCTGTGAAGCCCTGAACCTCTTTTTGGGgaaatttgtttaattttgaaTTGTCTCAGTTAATGTTTTGCATTTGCTTGAACATGGGTAGCAGGATATTCTCAAGAGAAGCTTGAACCAAAACTCATCAACTAACTGTTTTCCCAACTGCTCCACACATTCCTCCTTAATTATAGTGGTGTAGGTGTCATCCTGCCTTAATAGTATTTGATTGAAAAAGGAAACCATTCACTGATTAAGCTGAGTGGATCTATTCAGTTTCCCAAGTGGTCCATGTTTGCATAAGTTTTCAAATTTGGGTAACTGCATCCTGACAAAATTTCAAATTTGTGAGTATCTGAAGAAATGTGAGCTTGGAGTGTAATAGGCTTTTCAAACAATGCAGATTTACCATACATGTAAGTTTCTTTgcctctctctttcctctttttCACAAAATAGGGAAAACTCATAATTTACAGCAGATTGAAGAGTCGTCCTTACATATTGGTGTTATGTAAAACTGTTTTCTGCATATTGGTGGTTCTAAGTAGTTCTATGTATATTTGCTCTGCGATTTCAATCTATTTAATAGGCTATTCATTTTTAGTAGTAGGCAGAAACATTtacttgtttttattaaatataacaccAGAATTTCAGTTAAATAACTTCTTCAGCTCCCTTAGTTTAACAAATGGTCCTTCTCTTCTCCACAGTGTTTCACTTGTGCCACATGTCGGAATCGCTTGGTGCCCGGTGACCGATTTCACTATGTCAATGGTACCATCTTCTGTGAGCATGACCGACCAGGTGGAGGACTGCTCAGTAGTCACCTGACCCCGTTGCAGGGCAACACCCTCCTACCTGACCAAAAGGTACAACAGGGCCAGATTAACACACATAAATCAATAAAGAAATCTTACAAAGACATATGGAAACATGCTgacaattattattacatttaatgcaGTGCACATATCTTTAAAAGCCAGTTTTAACAATTCAGAGTTGAATTTACATCTATACCACCATTGGTGACCTTTGACCCTTTCccatatttcatgtttttttatttatgacaacATATATTTAGCATGGTGACAAAAGTGGTGATAAACCAAGAAATGTTTACCATTGTCCTCTGTTGAAATGTGATGTCTGAGATGTGTAACTctctcaaaataaatatttttggaaaattAACAATTGGGAATGATTACCCTCTGGttctaaagtaaaaaaataaacatttaagatATTTCTTCCCTTTGTTATGTAATAATTCATGCATCATAGGGTTAAAGCAGCAACTTAAATGAAAACTAGCTAAAATCTTTTCAcagttgtttttttaagaaattaatggtagaaaaagatacCAGATTATGAAAAACTAAGTGAGATAGAACACAGGCTAATACAATGTAGTTAAGTTTCACACAGCTGCATAAGTGTATAGAGTTATATGTCCtagtaggggtgggcaatatgaccaaaatcctatATAACGATATGAGTGATTTTATATCACGAaaacgatatatatcacaatatagtgaggttttctgaaaaatcaataacattgaattatacaccgatcagccacaacattaaaaccacctgccttatatagtacaggtccccctcgtgccgccaaaacagcgccaacacgcatctcagaaaagcattctgtgatgctgttcttctcattacaattgtacagagcggttatctgagttaccgtaaactttttcgattcgaaccagtctggccattctctatcaACCTCCCTCATCAACATGCGTTTCTGtccattctgagatgcaggttggcactgttttggcggcacgaggggaacctacacaatattaggcaggtggttttaatgttgtggctgatcggtgtatattaagCCATGTCacaatgtgtaattttgagtaatccagtcagtgaattaaatactttataaatgaaaacttctacatcttaaataattttctctttattttgaacttgacaaacatagtcaaagtaaaaaaatttgttttttaaatgccacatttcagtctgattatgtgcacaattttctttttctttttcttattattgtattactattattgttgttgtttgttattattatgattatagttataactttcctcaagaaacttaacatcatctcaaagcaatgcaaaaagtaaaataatacatatccataaataaaacacttaattaggctctttgtgtttttagtaatctctataaagaaaatataaaatatctgaaggaaaatatGGCTGGTTTatttcctgatatcaaacataattcaaacagaatttaagaaagggttttgatgtgtattttaaaagccCACATGACATTGAGAGAAACCAAAATGAGTAATGGGTGTGATCTGTGCTTTTTCTGTCActggagcacaaatgaagatgatGACTTCAATACTTGCACGCACTTGCATGTTTCAGACTGCGTGCGCAACACTCGCACAAAACAGCTGCTCATGTTTAGATAAGAGGCATGTTTGGAGCACGGGAtcaatgtcattgaatttgctttgacgGTGGCTCAAGCGAAATTTCATGCCGCAGAAGCGGattcagtgtcattttttttCGCATTCTATACAagcttttcatctaatgacacgtgcagctgtcagtgaaaaacCACGTGTTTCAATATTTCTCTGTTTCATGTGAAGCCCTGACCACTGTTATATATACGCGCACATGGATATATCGACATACACAATGTATAAACCTCGCAAATCGCTGTTTTCTTCATGGTATTGCGTTTTCTAAAGACAGACCAATTCCACACCACGGAAGATGCACTTTTTCCTTTATAATTTCCTCTCATCTtttcattcaaatgaatttgaggaaTGAGCAATCACATCGCCCCACTCCATTTATCGTGTGGCAATTTTGCGTTACCGCGatagagacgataatccaaaatgtgtacgggttggcaaatttctaccagtatatcatgtctaccggtatatcgcccacTCCTACTTCCTAGTAAGAAATCAAACTCATATGTTTGTTTCTTTCTACACAGGTTTGCTGAGGAAACATGGAATTTTAATTTGCAGTGTGCCTTCTCTTTGTCTTTGTCCTCTCATGGAACCCTGCCTCTCACCATCCCTCCATTCTCTTATTGTGAAAGTTCACCCACACCCAAGATCTTCCACTCCACTTTGTGCATCAAGCCACCACAGAGCTACGCAAGTACTACGAATCACTTGCGAGACAATCACCCCTAATGAGGGAAACATAATTAAGTTGACGAATGACACAGAAGTTGAAAATGATCATATTCACTCATTTGTGGCCTGTCTGGTTATGGCTGGGACTGCCTGGCCTGAAAGCCTAAGACTCCATTAATGATCAGTTCTTTAAAGCTGGGGTGATGctcattgttttttattcccCCTTTGAGAAGTTTCTCAAGAATGTTATGAACGTTACCTAACACTATGGACTCTGGAGGTCTATCGATGTTTTTTGTATGTTAGGATGATGATAAATATTACTTCTTGCACACAAAAAGGAAAACCATAGTTAGTTCAAGTGACTGTTGAAACACTCCACTATTGAGCATATGATTGTTCAGGGTTTGTACAAGTGGtggtttatttttgtttacaGGCCCTTTTCAGTTTAAGTGTAAGTttattcgctttttttttttttttttaaacattttatgccCAGTTTTCCCTCCTTTGTCATTTACTTACTATTAGCAAATAATTACACACATGCACCGTACAGATATGTGAACATGTATTGTTTTGTCTACTCAAGTTCATGACGTATGAAGTGCTCTTATTGAAAGAGCCATAGTCTGTAGAAGAAAcggcatgttttttgttttcctcaaTGATTTGGTAGATTAAATTATATGTCTGTTTGCATATTCTATAATAGAGACTGGTATTCAGTGTCTGCCAAGACTTTGGCATAAAAGATGGAAGAGAGGGTGAGGAGGagagtaaaattgtatatatttctTTCATGTGTCGTTGTATTGTGTTAAATGGTTGATCTGTTTCCTTGCACCCTCTGTTTCAATTGAGGAACATTCAAAATGATATAAGATATCTGTAAAAGATTAAAATACTTAATTAAATAACTATAACCATCACAAATACAGTCTCAATATCTATACAGTAGTGTGCATCAACATTTGATGGTTTTTGCTtgtcatgtttttgtgtgttggaCACTCACTGGCAGCTCGCAGCTCTCAAATACTCCAAGGCCAAACATGGTTCATTACCTTCCAGATTTCAACACACACTCTTGCGACTGCATCATTACAGAGAGTATTTAGAGGCATTTGGGCTGGCATTTTTATTTCTCCTGTCTTTATTTCAATCTGTGGGTCTTGCTAAGGGGAGGTCTCCTGCATCATTCTTAATTGCTTAGCAAAAACTAATGATGTATTCCCACCTTTTTCTTTCACTGGTCCCTTCTCTCAAGATTTCATATCTTCGGATCTGATTTGCTG
Encoded proteins:
- the lmo4a gene encoding LIM domain transcription factor LMO4a, which codes for MVNNRVESTAVAVTGGSGGVVRSCAGCRCRIMDRFLLFSMERYWHTHCLKCSCCQAQLGEIGSTCFSKGGMILCRNDYIRLFGHTGACSACGQSIPASEMVMRAQGNVYHLKCFTCATCRNRLVPGDRFHYVNGTIFCEHDRPGGGLLSSHLTPLQGNTLLPDQKVC